In the Triticum aestivum cultivar Chinese Spring chromosome 2B, IWGSC CS RefSeq v2.1, whole genome shotgun sequence genome, TTCCCCACCACATCTGCTTCTGTTGAGGCCACAACCCACAGACAGGGCCTAAGAACTTCATTGTTGTACATTTCCTCATTATTTATTTGGAACCAAATACAAATCCTTTTTTTTATTGAAATACAAATTGAAGTATCACTACATGTGGGATAAGGAATCTATTTAACACATAAGGAGGGCCAATGGACAATTGAGTACTGAGCCAAGTCCAGTAGTAACTGGTAAGGACTTGCCGGTGTGTTCTTGCCTACTAGGGTCCTACTCCTTTCAAGAGTGAATTCTGGTATATCATGAGTATTTCGACCTAAATTAGAACTGCATCGGGCTCATCCCTTGTTGGACATCCACAGGGCTTCAGCATTGTTGGACTAGTTTAAAAGGTTCCAATAGATAATTGAAAAGATATGGTGCTGCTGTATGCAAACTTTCTTCAGCGTCATAGAATCTTGGAATAGACTGGATTTGTTTTTTCTTTCGGGAATCAGGTCAATTCATTTTGTCTCCAAACTTACACCATTAATACCATTACAGGTACTTTTCAATGACACAATTAAGCATAATATACAATATGGGCTGTTATCAGCAAATGATGAAGAGGTAAAATGTTCTTTCAATCAATATGGGAGTGTTATAGCATGGTCATATGTTTTTTTTGTGAAGCTAATGTAGTCTTTTCCAATTTTCCATACAGGTTTACGATGCTGCTCGACGCGCCTCTATCCATGATACAATTATGAACTTTCCTGACAAGTATGACACGGTTGTGGGAGAGCGTGGATTGAAGGTAAGACATGGCCTCGTTTTGTGCAAAATCAGGAAATGTTGTAACCTTTTGTTCTATGACAACAGCTCAGCATATCTCAAGAACTGTGGCTTGGCTGTTTTTGCAGTTAAGTGGTGGTGAGAAACAACGAGTCTCAATTGCTCGTGTATTCTTGAAGGAGCCTTCCGTTCTGTGAGTTCCTCTCATACATTTTCTGTGGAATATGTACCTAAAGTGCACATCATTTTGTATTAGTACTTACAGCCAAAAGctcaaagaaaaaaaatcagaacaaAAGAAACAAATGAGCTGTACAGCTAAACTACTCAAAAACCATCTGGTGGGCAAGCATGTTGTGGCTGCCTCCTCAGCGCCTTTGCACCAGCGATCATCCAGAGTATTGCCTCCAGGAGTATCGTGTCCACCAGTCTCTGCAACCTCTGGTTGCGCTGTCAAAAAAGTGGTCATTTTGAAGTCGCCAGATGTGCCACATCATTAGAGAGATTAGGCAACATGATCCCTTAACTTATCAACCCTGGCGCACTCTGCAGCATGGTCCAGCCGGGGCACCTGCTCATCGCCTGCCTGAGGCCATTGGAATTGTAGAGAGAACTGTCTGCCATCCTACACCCGTTCGAAGAAGTCGTCAGTGAGGATGTGTGACATGGTCTCGGCTGTCTGGTCGCACAGAGGGGCAGGCAGGCGGATGCGGTAGTTCTCTGCTCCAGTCTTTCTGCCATCTACACCCATTCTCCATCGCTAACCACACGAACACCTTGCACTTGAGGGGAGCCCAGCCCTCAGACGGCACGCCACATAGGAGACTCGGCCGTACTTATCTACACATTGAAAGCACAGTCCATTCTCACGCTGAAAATCTCGCAGCTGATGACCGCGAGTGAAATCGGCAGCAGCTGAACGCTTCTGCCAATCGGAAGATGCAGGAGGGACAGTGCTGGGTGCACGTTGAGCTCATCCTCCTGAATGCGAGCTAAGGCGACTGCGCTAGTGGCACTTGAGGGAGCTTGCAAATGAACAGAAGCGACGGCACCATAGAACTTGATGGTCGTGCTCCATCTGGTACAGGAGCTTGCATGGCGCTCAAGATCTGCCGTGTTGCTGCCAAAGCTTTGAAGGCGCCGTCCCAGCTCAACTTCAAATCAATCCAACCCGGACAAGGATTTTGTGTTGCTGAACCGGAATCGAGCAGCACCTTTCACGGTGGACGTTATGGATTGATCGTGAGATTTCATGAGCGCAGACGGAGCGGATTCCAGCTCTTATACCAGTTTGTGAGGCCTTGTGAAGGAATCCTCACAACTAGGGCACCGCGGCTGTGTTAGTGGATCGAAAGAAAAGGGGATGAGGATACAGAGTATGAGATGAGAGCTTCAGAGTTTATCCTATCTCAGATGCTTATCAAACAACTTTGCCTGTTTAAAAAAACGTGAGTTAGGCCTGCTAAAAGGGTTTGATGTTTGAACTAATTCCAGATACTTATCAAACAATTTTTTGAGTGCAAATAATGGGCTTAGGAATTTCCCTCACTGAATTAACTTTCTTACCTGATTCCTACCAGGTTATGTGATGAAGCTACAAGCGCACTGGATAGCACTACTGAATCATCGATTTTGAATTCTCTAATGTCTTTATCCGTCGATCGAACCTCAATATTTATTGCTCATCGACTCACAACTGCAATGCTATGCGACGAGGTATTCATATCTCTGCACATACATAAACAGTACAGCATACATATCTGAAAAAAATAATATCACTTCTTGCTATATCGACGATCAATATATGAATACTAAGCCAGGTTTACAGCCATAAAAGTTGCTATTGCAACTGTTCATGAAATTGCTGTACTTATTATGGGCTAAACTCCTTTATACTTCGAACCCATCTATTGAAAATCATTCACTTCCATAATTCCCATGTAAGTAATCTTTCAACTGATTTTCAGATCATCGTCTTCGAGAATGGAAGAGTAGTTGAACAAGGACCACATGATCATCTTCTGTCGAAGCGCGGGCGTTATGCCGAACTTTGGTCCCAGCAGAATACAACTGAAGCCAGTTGATGCTTCTGCTTTTGGTACATAAGTTTGATAGACCCAATACGTTTTCCCTTTGCATGGGAAAACAATACACAGCCATACTTCAACGGAAGCAGGTTTTTATTTGTCTGCCTTGTAAATGGAGTTCTTGAGATTTCAGGTACTGGGGAAACAGAAATTTACAGTTGAGGGGGAAATTCTCCATTTCATAGAGCCGAGAGGCGAAATTTTCCTGTACAGATATCTAAAATACTGGCGTATGTCCATATGTATGTAATAATTTTTTTACTACATGGAATAAGTAAATAGTTTTTGCTGTTTTATGACGCTGGCTGGAAGGTAGcttaatgtagtaacatagtactaACATTCACATATTCAATTATTTTCATTTACATACCTGTCTGATCTACTGTGTGCCTCATCTTAGTTTTTTATTGTTACGTTTTGAGTCACCCTGACTGGCTGCGTGTCTCTCGGGCCAGACATCAGGGACTGAAGAAATCTTGTTGGCCGAATGATCTGCACCGTTCCACAAGCGTCGTCCTTCGTCAATTGCCGGTGTGGCAATGCGGGTGGCGGCATGGCGATAGGTAAATGCAAGCAATCTATGCATCTTTATTTTCCTATAAATGATTTGTTGTGTCTTAAGCTGCATGAATATTGGTGTTTTGTGCAGCTAGCCACCAGATATTACTCAACACTGAAACCACACCACACAATAGTCTGAACACTGAATCACCTGTTCATCTTCAGGTTGTGCATTGCATTCATAGGGCACAGACATAAGCAGAAGAACGATATATCGTCCTGCTTTCTCTAGCTTCCATCAACACATATATTTGTTAGCTTTTCTAGCCAAGAAATTCATATGGACTACCATGTTGCACGCACCAACCGTACATGATTTTCTGTTTTTATCGACCTATTTAAACTTGAAAGACAGCTTCCATGGGTAAATGGTAGAAGGCTAAAATGTGGATACattttctataaacttgatcaaagtttacgaagtttgactttggAAAAACTTATATGCACTAGTATAATTTTGCAAGGAGTGACTATATAACTAGCTTAATTATTTGTTATTGGCGGTCACTTCAGTACATCCTTGAGCAGAGTCTCAAGGTTGGCCAACGACCTGCCACCGGGTTGCACGGTTGAGCGAGAAGTGACCTCCTTCCACTCCATCGCCCTCCGTCTCATCTCCTTCCCCACCTCGCCATCACCCATCACCTCCCTTATCCTCGCCTCGACCACCTCCCGGCGCACGTCGTCGCCGACCTCCATCCCGACGCGCCATTCCACGCAAGCGTACCGGCTGTTGGTCTGCTGCTCGGCGAAGAAGGGCCAACAAAGCATCGGCACCCCGGCGCCGAGCCCCTCCATCATcgagttccacccgcagtgcgtCAGGAAGGCGCCCACCGCCTCGTGACGCATCACCGCCTCCTGCTCGCACCAGCTCGCTAGGAGGCACCTACCCTTGGTGGCCTCGAGGAACTCGGGAGGCAGCACGGCGGCATCGCCCTTCACCAGGTCGTTCCTCACGATCCAGAGGAAGTCGCAGCCGCAGTTGGCCAGCCCCCACGCGAACTCCACCAGCTCCTGCTTGGACATGGTGGTCACGCTCCCGTAGTTGACGTACACCACGGACCGGGGCTCCCTGCCCTGAAGCCACTCGAGGCAGGACTGGTCTTCTCTCCAGAGGCTGGAGCGTATCCCGGCGAGATCGCCTTCCGAGACCAGCTGCTCGGTGAGGAAGTTAAGCGGGCCGATGGTGTAGACGGGCAAGGGGAGGATGGCGCGCATGGCGTCGAGCGCCGTCTGCTCCAGCTCCTCAAAGGTGTTGAGGATGACGGCAGTCGCGCGGTCCGACTGCTCGACCTCGTGCAGCAGGAAGTTGAACAGGATGTCGCTGCGGTCCATCGTGCGGACGAAGGACGAGAAGTCTCGAAGGCGCATGTGCTTGCTCATCCCGCGTGCCTGCGTCATCGGTGTGTCCAAGTACTCGTTCCTCACTTGCTCATCGTCTGCTCAGATCAACAAGACGGCGCAACATTACACATATGCGATGCACAATCATAGTAGAAACTTGCGCCCGCATGGCATGCATACCTTTGAGAGGGGTGAGGCCCTCATCTAGGAGGAACCGGAAGTTGCGGTAGCCCATGAAGCCGCAGGCGCTGGCAGTCCAGAACAGCGCGCACGGCACCCCGAGATCCGCGGCCGCGTCCACGCAGAAGCTCATGACGCCGTCGCCCACGACGCAGCTCACCGGCGGCGCCCCGACCGCGGCGTTGAGGTCGTGGAGCAGGCTCTTCAAGTGGGGGAGGCAGGTGGTCATGGTGTAGTAGCACAGGGATGACGGGTCCTGCATGGAGTCAGCGTCCGCGTCAGCATCGGACGTGGGTACGCCGTCTGGGATGGTGGCGAAGCGGAAGCCCGGGAGGCCGGCCACGGCGCCGGGGCCGCGGGAGCGGACGAGGCGGCGCTGGTTGTACTCGGTGTTGACGAAGGTGACGTGGAAGCCCTTGCGGTGCAGGACCTTGGCCAGCTTCATCATCGGGGTGACGTGCCCCTGCGCCGGGAACGGCACGAGCACGGCGTGCGGCTTCTTCTCGTTCGTGGCCATGTCGTCGGCTCGAGAAATGTTGCGTTCTGTGGGAGAGAATTTCCCCGCTTGCAGTGGCGATGTCACGGCGCGTATGTACATATAGCAGATGAGAATGAGTGCCCAAGTTGGCCTGAAATTGTGCGCTTTGGACTCATACCGTTCAAAGTCACAGCTGatggcggtactcttttgtatgcATGTGCGGTTTTGAATTTTCTGAAACGGCTTCACTTGAGAGGACTAATCGTAGAAACGACTGATAAGCATGTCCATTTTTGACTTCCTACACAACTCATGGTGACAGCGGATAAGCATGTCCATTTCTGGCTTCCTAGTAGCTTCACTTGAACTCTTTTTTGAGGGTTTTATTTTTAGCGGCAAGCTTCAcccttctttttttccttcttcttattTTGCTCTTTCCAAACATTTCAAAACACATATATAATCATTTTGGTCCCGGCCAATAATATTCATGAAAATGAAAGTATGTGATGTCCTGAAGGAAATAGATACCCAAGTCCATACAATACCCCAAACCCGGATTTCATGAAAACGGATTGTAATAATGGTGTACTAATCTTTAGTGAACTTGACCCCATCGAAAATGAAGTGATGAGAAGTCTATTCTTGCACATCATATTCTCCCAAATTTGTGTGttcacttcatctttttaatatgggaACAAAGTCTGTTTAATCACTTCATCTTTTTGCAGAATGTGATACCTGATCAATTTCATCATACCAGTGCGTGATGTTCATGTTTCAGAGCTCCACGGGGCTCACCAGCGGCCTCCCCGAGAAGAAGGCGTCGAGGTTGGCGATGACGACCTCGAGCACCCCGCCAATGGACTCCGGCGTGAGCACGGCCCTGTGGTCCGACAGCACGACGTTGTCCATGGCGAGCAGCTCCAGCGGCACGGCCGGCTCGTTCTTGTACACGTCCAGGCCGGCGCCGCCGATGACGCCCTCGCGGAGGCACCTGACCAGCTCCGGCTCGTCCACCAGGCCGCCCCGGCCCACGTTGACCAGCACCCCGCCCTTCCCCAGCGCCTCCATCACCTCCCGGTTCACCATGTGCTTGGTCTCGTCCGTCAGTGCGCAGGAGAGCACCAGCACGTCGCTGCCGGCGGCGAGGTCGCGCAGCGCCGGGACGAACGGGTACGGCGCCGACGGCTTGGGCGACCTCGAGTGGTAGGAGACGGCGCAGCCGAAGGCGGCGAGACGCCGGGCGACGCGCGAGCCGATGTTGCCCAGCCCCACGATCCCCACCCGCTTGCCGCTCACCTGCCATCGCCAAGACTCTGGTCAAATCATCATCTTCTTTCTTTGGGATGGCCAAGAAGAGAGTAGTCGTACTAACCTTGGTGGTGAGAGGGTAGTCGCCGTCGGCCGTCCACCTGCCGCTGCGGACGTATGCGTCGGCGGCGGCCACCCTCCGGAGCACGGCAACAAGAAGCCCGACGGCGTAGTCGGCCGAGTCGGCCGCGAACGCGGCGCCGGCGTTGGTCATGCTGAGCCCGCGGCTCCGGCACGCGTCAAGGTCCACGTGGTCGACGCCCACGGAGGTGCACGCCACGAGCTCGAGCGCCGGGAGCGCGTCCAGGTGCTGGGCCGTGACCGACGGGAGCCCCCCTACCAGCAGCGCCCTCGcctcggccgcggccgccgcgtcgGCGTCCGCTAGCAGCGCGAACCGGTAACGGCCGGCGAGAGCCGTGGCGAACTCCGGGAAGAGTGGCTGCGCTAGCATCACAAGCGGCCTCTCGTCGGCGGGCGGCGGCACGGCCATGTGTTATCTACTGGAAGAAGGGGATGGAATCAGCAGCTGCTGCTTCGGAGGGACTGGGACAATGGATGCGGTTGGTGGTCAGGGTGACTAGAAGCCAAGCCATTCCCATTGCTGTTGAATCTCCCGAGCCGGCTGCCAATTGTTTTTTGAACTTGGAAAATGACACCATGCACCTAAGACTCAGAGGTGAACACTGTTGGAATTTCAGCCATATTTTGAGGCTCATGTCTGAATGTGACCCAATAAAAAATGCACTATCATTTAACTCACTGTGCTGCCTAAAGTTTTAAAGGCGTGGGTCAAAATTTTCTTTTAGGGGAAACCCAAGTTTTATTGATCAAACTCCCGAAGGAGAGAAACCCAGAAGAGATTACGAGGTTGTagcaaccaaacatgtctaccTTGATCAAGAAAATACAAAAACTTGGCAAACCTATCAGCATCAACATTTGTAGCACGGCTTTCAAACATGAAAAGACAATTGACAAAGGCGGATCTATTGAGGACGGCAATTTTGGACTGTGTCCAGCGATTTTATCCGGGTCCTCTGCATTTTATTGCCATTGAGATACGTGGCATTGTCAGCGCATGGTAGACCGGGGAAAGGGGTAGGCTGAGGTGGCAGTCTATGGTTCCCGCGACGACCATGAGGGCATTTGCGCCCGCCGCTCACGGTGCCTCGCATCGCTTCCTCCCTATGATTAGTTTCACGGTTTGTGCCAGTTCCTTTCACTAAAATTTCTTCGGAGTTGGTCATCattttgttgattttttttcacAAACTTTCATGGTACTCCTTCGTATCGGCTTTCTCGGCTCCGCTACAAGGTATGGTGCTAACTGTTTCTTCTGTCGTCTCTTGTGGCATGCAGTGGCGGAGCGTGAGCCAGATATTAAGGGTAAGGGCAAATGAGAGTATATATTACATAGAAAAGGCTAGGGTGATCAAAGACATCGGAGGATTAGCACAACAATTAGCAAAAAGATAAGCTTATTTTGCAAATTTTCCTCCATGAGTACTGTTCATTCCCAGAATCCATGATTGTTTTTTGTGCAGCTCCCAATTCAAGATATTTgtcctgaaattttacacacatacacattACATCATTCAAAGAATCTCACATGTGTAAAAGAAATTCAGCAAAAATTAAAACTGAAAGTTtgagtttcaaaattttcaaaattaagCCTCCATTGAATGATAGAAGAATACAGTAATACAGGACCACATGCAAAATGGCGGGGTCATGCACATGGCTGGGAGGGACCGCTGCCTTTTCCCATGCGTTTTCTGCTGCACATCAGATGGACCAGTTTATTCCTCTTGTCAAAGCGGCTTCAACCCTTTGAAAAATCAAGAAAGCCAGATGCCAGAGATAATATAGGGATTttgttaaaatttcaaaaacattcgGCAAAGTTCAGGGTAAAATTGtccaaatttcagaatttttttcatTGGAGGTTCCAGAGAAAATTATTACAAGCTTAATCTTTGTTGCAAAATTTGTTGAAAGTTCCGGAAAAAATGTCGGAACTTGCAAAGAAAAAGTTAAACGGACGAGATTGTCGATAAATCGTTGCTCAAAACAAACCACACATATCCACTTATTGGGAGAAACAACATGAGAAAACGCTGCATGTGTAGTGTCTCCACAATCATATGATTCCAGgaagagaaaagtatgtttttcaAACCTAGAGCTTGTAGAGCCGGTCCAAATCGTTCCTTTTTTGAACTCTATATAAATGCCCAAAAATTGATATCCTCTAGTACTACTACTTACGGATCGCGGTCAATCCCGGGCACTAGATCTGTTTGCACCGCGGCGGGAGAAGGACGATCCAACGGTGGTGCTTGTATATTCTTGAGCAGAAGCTCAAAGTTGGCCAACGATCTGCCACCAGGTTGTGTCGTGGCACGCACAGCGATGTTCTTCCACTCCATCGCCTTCCGCCTCATCTCCCTCCCCACCTCGCCACCACCCATCACCTCCCTTATCCTCTCCTCCACCACCTCCCGGCGCACGTCGTCACCGACCTCCAATCCGACGCCCCACTCCACGCACGCGTAGCGGCAGTTGGTCTGCTGCTCAGCGAAGAAGGGCCAGCCCAGCATCGGCAACCCGGCGCTGAGCCCCTCCATCATCGAGTTCCACCCGTAGTGCGTCAAGAAGATGCCCACGGCCTCGTGCCGCAGCACCGCCTCCTGCTCGCACCAGCTCGCCAAGAAACACCGGCCCTTGGTCGCCTTCAGAAACTCCGGCGGCAGCACTGCGGCGTCGCCCTTCACCAAGTCGTTCCTCACGATCCAAAGGAAGTCGTAGCCGCAGTTGGCCAGCCCCCAGGCGAACTCCACCAGCTGTTCGCCGGTCATGGTGGTGATGCTCCCGAAGTTGACGTACACCACGGACCGGGGTTCCCTGCCGCGGAGCCACTCTAGGCAGGACCGGTCTTCCCTCCAAAGGCTAGGACGAATCGAGGCGAGCGGATCGCCGCCGTCGGGGACCAGCTGCTCCACAACAAAGTTGAGTGGGCCGATGGTATGGACCGGCGGGGTGAGGATGGCGCGCATGGCGTCGAGCGCCGGCTCCTCGAACTCGTCAAAGGTGTTGACGATGATGGCGTCCGCACGGCTCGCCCGCTCTAGCTCGTGTATCATAAAGTTGAGCAGGATGTCATCCCGGTCTGTGGTGCGGACGAAGGACGGGAAGTCGCGGAGGCGCATGTGCTTTGTCATCCCGAGAGCATTTGTCACCGGCGTGTCCAAGTAGCCGTTCGTCAGTTGCTCTTCACCTGGTCATCAAACCGAACAGCAGGCATGCAACCTCGCTTGTTACTACTACTTGTTACacatcacaaaataaaatatatgCTGTTACCCACTTCAAGAAGTTTATTTGTACCTTTGagaggagtaaggccctggtctatGAGGAAACGGAAGTTGTAATAGCCCATGTAACCGCAGGCGCTGGCAGTCCAGAACAGCGCGCACGGCACGCCGATCTCCGCCGTGGCGTCCACTACGAAGCTCATGATGCTGTCCGCGACGACGCACGTCACCGGCGGCGTCCCCGCTGCACCGTTGTTGAGGTCACCAATCAGGCTCTTCAGGTGGGGGAGGCAGGTGGTCGTGGTGGAGTAGCAGATGGACGCCTGGTCCTGGGTGGTGTCGGGGTCGGACGGGGGCAGGCCGTCGGGGATGGTGGCGAAGCGGAAGTCCGGGAGGCCAGCGACGGCGCCTGGGCCGCGGGAGCGGACGAGGCGCCGGTGGTTGTGCTCGGTGTAGACGAAGGTGACGTGGAAGCCCCTCGAGTGGAGGACCTTGGCCAGCTTCATCATCGGGGTGGCGTGGCCCTGCGCCGGGTACGGCACGCACACCGCGTGTGGCTTGCCGTCGACGAGCATGTCGTCGCCGGGATGGTGCTGATGCAGATCGAGGCTATGGTTTTCTGGcaggaaagaaaagaaattcaaGCTTACGTACGGTACAGAGTGAGTGGGAATACTAATCAGTGCGTGGACAGCGTGGACAGGGACAGGATAACTCCTTGGTGGTTAGCACTCACCATTCAGTGTACTGTACCGCTAGTTCTTGGCACGTGAAAACACCGACGACTAGCATGTGAGATTCCAAGTTTGAGGCTTTATTTTTTAAGTGTGGGGCCGTATTAAATAATGCACCACGATGTCTAATTTTGATCCGGTCTAGTTCACCATGTTTCCTACTTTATTGTCTAATTGTCCTGTCAAATGTA is a window encoding:
- the LOC123043191 gene encoding glyoxylate/hydroxypyruvate reductase HPR3, with amino-acid sequence MAVPPPADERPLVMLAQPLFPEFATALAGRYRFALLADADAAAAAEARALLVGGLPSVTAQHLDALPALELVACTSVGVDHVDLDACRSRGLSMTNAGAAFAADSADYAVGLLVAVLRRVAAADAYVRSGRWTADGDYPLTTKVSGKRVGIVGLGNIGSRVARRLAAFGCAVSYHSRSPKPSAPYPFVPALRDLAAGSDVLVLSCALTDETKHMVNREVMEALGKGGVLVNVGRGGLVDEPELVRCLREGVIGGAGLDVYKNEPAVPLELLAMDNVVLSDHRAVLTPESIGGVLEVVIANLDAFFSGRPLVSPVEL
- the LOC123043190 gene encoding 7-deoxyloganetin glucosyltransferase-like, with the protein product MYIRAVTSPLQAGKFSPTERNISRADDMATNEKKPHAVLVPFPAQGHVTPMMKLAKVLHRKGFHVTFVNTEYNQRRLVRSRGPGAVAGLPGFRFATIPDGVPTSDADADADSMQDPSSLCYYTMTTCLPHLKSLLHDLNAAVGAPPVSCVVGDGVMSFCVDAAADLGVPCALFWTASACGFMGYRNFRFLLDEGLTPLKDDEQVRNEYLDTPMTQARGMSKHMRLRDFSSFVRTMDRSDILFNFLLHEVEQSDRATAVILNTFEELEQTALDAMRAILPLPVYTIGPLNFLTEQLVSEGDLAGIRSSLWREDQSCLEWLQGREPRSVVYVNYGSVTTMSKQELVEFAWGLANCGCDFLWIVRNDLVKGDAAVLPPEFLEATKGRCLLASWCEQEAVMRHEAVGAFLTHCGWNSMMEGLGAGVPMLCWPFFAEQQTNSRYACVEWRVGMEVGDDVRREVVEARIREVMGDGEVGKEMRRRAMEWKEVTSRSTVQPGGRSLANLETLLKDVLK
- the LOC123043188 gene encoding 7-deoxyloganetin glucosyltransferase (The sequence of the model RefSeq protein was modified relative to this genomic sequence to represent the inferred CDS: added 27 bases not found in genome assembly); translation: MRADEKPHAVCVPYPAQGHATPMMKLAKVLHSRGFHVTFVYTEHNHRRLVRSRGPGAVAGLPDFRFATIPDGLPPSDPDTTQDQASICYSTTTTCLPHLKSLIGDLNNGAAGTPPVTCVVADSIMSFVVDATAEIGVPCALFWTASACGYMGYYNFRFLIDQGLTPLKGEEQLTNGYLDTPVTNALGMTKHMRLRDFPSFVRTTDRDDILLNFMIHELERASRADAIIVNTFDEFEEPALDAMRAILTPPVHTIGPLNFVVEQLVPDGGDPLASIRPSLWREDRSCLEWLRGREPRSVVYVNFGSITTMTGEQLVEFAWGLANCGYDFLWIVRNDLVKGDAAVLPPEFLKATKGRCFLASWCEQEAVLRHEAVGIFLTHYGWNSMMEGLSAGLPMLGWPFFAEQQTNCRYACVEWGVGLEVGDDVRREVVEERIREVMGGGEVGREMRRKAMEWKNIAVRATTQPGGRSLANFELLLKNIQAPPLDRPSPAAVQTDLVPGIDRDPTNILNWELHKKQSWILGMNSTHGGKFAK